The Shewanella mesophila genome contains the following window.
TTACTAACGACATCAGCCAATGTATAACGGTCTAAAACCGCCAGATAGGCATCTACAGCCTCCGCTAACATCCCTTTCAATTGACATGAAGGAGTGAAACGACAATAGGGCTTAGTACAATCGATAGGGGCTAAGGAGTTTTCTAAGATCCTAACTAGCTGACCAATATTTATTTGCTCAGCAGGCTTACCCAATCTAAAACCACCGCTCTTGCCACGAACTGTCTGCAGATAACCCTCTTTTCCTAAATGATGCACTATCTTCGACACATGAT
Protein-coding sequences here:
- a CDS encoding Rrf2 family transcriptional regulator; amino-acid sequence: MQLTRYTDFGIRTLMYLALSPERETLFRIAEITEVFDLSPNHVSKIVHHLGKEGYLQTVRGKSGGFRLGKPAEQINIGQLVRILENSLAPIDCTKPYCRFTPSCQLKGMLAEAVDAYLAVLDRYTLADVVSNRDELKALLPDLSIPVLEI